The following proteins are co-located in the Phycisphaerae bacterium genome:
- a CDS encoding Gfo/Idh/MocA family oxidoreductase, which yields MPPAAAGTLAEPSMKKIAKTPAVVRVGVVGCGYWGPNIIRNFSALRDCDLRVICDSNAGRLEPFGRRYPSARTEGDFAAMIADPDLDAVAICTPVHTHYPLAKAALEAGKHVLMEKPLTHSSESAQTLVNMARQRGLTIMVDHTFIYSGAVQKIKSIIDSGEIGDILYFDSVRINLGLFQHDINVIWDLAPHDLSIMDYLLGRAPIWVSAIGSKHFGKLENLAYMSMKFDDSLIAHFHVNWLAPVKLRSTVIGGSKRMIVYDDLAPSEKIKVYDKGVTINGDKSERDKVLIDYRTGDMFAPKIDKTEPLEAVCRHFVESIQNGTTPLTDGESGLRVVRILEAAQRSIERSGERVNL from the coding sequence ATGCCACCAGCCGCAGCGGGTACGCTCGCGGAGCCGTCGATGAAAAAAATCGCCAAAACCCCGGCCGTCGTACGTGTCGGCGTCGTGGGTTGTGGTTATTGGGGCCCCAATATCATCCGTAACTTCAGCGCCCTGCGCGACTGCGATTTGCGGGTCATTTGCGATTCCAACGCCGGTCGTCTGGAACCCTTCGGACGCCGTTATCCCTCGGCCCGCACCGAGGGCGACTTTGCGGCCATGATCGCCGATCCCGACCTCGACGCCGTCGCCATCTGCACCCCGGTCCACACGCACTATCCGCTGGCCAAGGCCGCGCTCGAGGCCGGCAAGCACGTCCTGATGGAAAAACCCCTGACCCACAGCTCCGAGTCGGCCCAGACGCTGGTCAACATGGCCAGGCAGCGCGGGCTGACCATCATGGTCGATCACACCTTCATCTACAGCGGGGCCGTCCAGAAGATCAAGTCGATCATTGATAGCGGCGAGATCGGGGACATCCTCTATTTCGATTCGGTCCGCATCAACCTCGGCTTGTTTCAGCACGACATCAATGTCATCTGGGACCTCGCCCCCCACGATTTGTCGATCATGGATTATCTGCTCGGCCGCGCCCCCATCTGGGTCTCTGCGATCGGCAGCAAGCACTTCGGCAAGCTCGAAAACCTCGCCTACATGAGCATGAAGTTCGACGATTCCCTGATCGCCCACTTCCACGTGAACTGGCTCGCCCCGGTCAAGCTTCGTTCGACCGTCATCGGCGGCTCCAAGCGAATGATTGTCTATGACGATCTCGCCCCCAGCGAGAAGATCAAAGTGTACGACAAGGGCGTAACGATCAACGGCGACAAGTCCGAGCGCGACAAGGTCCTGATCGACTATCGAACCGGCGACATGTTCGCCCCCAAGATCGACAAGACCGAACCGCTGGAGGCCGTCTGCCGGCATTTCGTGGAGAGCATTCAGAACGGGACAACGCCGCTCACCGACGGCGAGTCCGGCCTGCGCGTCGTGCGGATACTCGAGGCCGCGCAGCGGTCGATTGAGCGAAGCGGGGAGCGGGTCAACTTGTAG
- a CDS encoding DegT/DnrJ/EryC1/StrS family aminotransferase translates to MNVPLVDLKASLTPIREALRKEFEAILDGMQLFLGPNVQAFEKDFTAFCEVKHGLGVSNGTDALILALKALGIGAGDEVIVPAHTFFASIEAIVHAGATPVMVDIEPGTMTIDPKKIGPMLSPKTRAIMPVHLYGHPADMDPILAIAREHKLKVIEDCAQAHGARYKGRRCGSMGDAAGFSFYFTKNLGAFGEAGFVTTPHDDLAELMKQYRHHGHVSKFEHAHVGYNFRLDELQAAVLRLKLRLLEANNGRRVAIARQYDERLAKTGLKLLKPRGDSEPVYHLYPIQTEHRDGLIEYLNGRGIGTGIHYKIPGHLQPALKTHSHRFGDMSVTEQTCRGLLSIPMYPELTDEQVDYVADHVCEFLRERAPTSRVGAR, encoded by the coding sequence ATGAACGTACCGCTGGTCGATCTCAAGGCCTCTTTGACGCCCATTCGCGAGGCCCTGCGCAAGGAATTTGAAGCGATCCTCGATGGGATGCAGCTCTTCCTCGGCCCCAACGTGCAGGCCTTCGAGAAAGACTTCACGGCGTTCTGCGAGGTCAAACACGGTCTCGGCGTCTCCAACGGAACCGACGCGCTGATCCTCGCCCTCAAGGCCCTGGGCATCGGGGCTGGCGACGAAGTCATTGTCCCCGCGCACACCTTTTTCGCCAGCATCGAGGCCATCGTCCACGCCGGCGCGACGCCGGTCATGGTCGACATCGAACCCGGCACGATGACGATCGATCCGAAAAAAATCGGACCCATGTTGTCCCCCAAGACCAGGGCCATCATGCCGGTCCATTTGTACGGTCACCCTGCGGACATGGACCCGATCCTGGCGATCGCCAGGGAACACAAGCTCAAGGTGATTGAGGATTGCGCCCAGGCCCACGGCGCCCGTTATAAGGGCCGCCGCTGCGGAAGCATGGGCGATGCGGCGGGGTTCAGCTTCTATTTCACGAAGAATCTCGGCGCTTTCGGCGAGGCCGGGTTCGTCACCACGCCCCACGACGACTTGGCGGAGTTGATGAAGCAATACCGTCATCACGGCCACGTCAGTAAGTTCGAGCACGCCCACGTCGGGTACAATTTCCGGCTCGATGAACTTCAGGCCGCGGTCCTGCGATTGAAATTGCGACTCCTGGAGGCCAACAACGGCCGCCGCGTTGCGATCGCCCGCCAGTACGACGAGCGACTGGCCAAGACCGGCCTGAAGCTGCTCAAGCCGAGGGGCGATTCCGAGCCGGTCTATCACCTGTACCCGATTCAGACCGAACATCGCGACGGCTTGATCGAGTACTTGAACGGCCGGGGCATCGGCACCGGCATCCATTACAAGATCCCCGGCCATCTGCAACCCGCGCTCAAAACCCATTCCCATCGCTTCGGCGACATGTCGGTCACCGAGCAGACGTGTCGGGGGCTGCTATCCATTCCCATGTATCCCGAACTGACCGACGAACAAGTCGATTACGTGGCGGACCACGTTTGCGAATTCCTGCGGGAGCGCGCCCCCACGTCCAGGGTCGGCGCGCGGTGA
- a CDS encoding GNAT family N-acetyltransferase, whose product MGASNDVSLISPAADEEVAAFFEACPASFAQQTIGWRNVIAPIGPDVPLFLGSRRNNRLLGVLPAYKYDGPLGSILTTCPQAGALGGVACLPNENAPAIYQALLGAFVELAKEKGCATATVITNPFWPDHELYQRFFAADFSLQNSCQVLDLETGVTATGEFPQADTNVLRNLKKAQGGELVMDEGQSEPNVAEWYEIHAARHTEIGATPLPREMFMGALREMVPRDKARFFFVRLKEAPHTMVAGGFYVYHGQVIDALMPSIRTEFSKLSPNFLMAAHTIRWAKARGLRYYNWQASPPGSGVYRFKKQWGSRDATYYICTKVTGDISPFTSTTVAFVREAYRWHYVMPFDRIGVAPGGGPAESSREGAWQALAGAES is encoded by the coding sequence ATGGGAGCATCCAACGACGTCTCTTTGATTTCGCCCGCCGCCGACGAGGAAGTCGCTGCTTTCTTCGAAGCGTGCCCTGCGAGCTTTGCGCAACAGACGATCGGCTGGAGAAATGTCATCGCGCCGATCGGACCGGATGTGCCGCTCTTTCTCGGCAGTCGGCGGAATAACAGGTTGCTCGGCGTGCTGCCGGCCTACAAATACGACGGACCGCTGGGCAGCATCCTGACGACCTGCCCGCAGGCCGGAGCGTTGGGCGGCGTGGCGTGCCTCCCGAATGAAAACGCGCCGGCGATCTATCAGGCCTTGCTCGGGGCCTTTGTCGAACTGGCAAAAGAAAAGGGTTGCGCGACGGCGACGGTCATCACCAATCCCTTCTGGCCGGACCACGAACTTTACCAGCGCTTCTTCGCCGCGGATTTTTCGCTGCAGAATAGTTGCCAGGTGCTCGACTTGGAAACGGGCGTGACGGCGACCGGCGAGTTTCCCCAGGCCGACACCAACGTCTTGCGCAACCTGAAAAAGGCCCAGGGCGGCGAACTGGTCATGGACGAGGGGCAATCGGAACCGAACGTCGCCGAGTGGTACGAGATCCACGCCGCGCGGCATACGGAAATCGGCGCGACGCCGCTGCCGCGCGAGATGTTCATGGGCGCCCTCCGCGAGATGGTCCCGCGCGACAAGGCCCGGTTTTTTTTCGTTCGTTTGAAGGAAGCCCCTCACACCATGGTGGCGGGCGGGTTTTACGTCTACCACGGCCAGGTGATCGATGCCCTGATGCCCTCGATTCGCACCGAGTTTTCCAAACTCTCGCCGAATTTCCTGATGGCCGCGCACACGATCCGTTGGGCGAAGGCCCGCGGCCTGCGCTACTACAACTGGCAGGCCTCGCCGCCCGGCAGCGGCGTCTACCGCTTCAAGAAACAGTGGGGCAGCCGCGACGCGACCTATTACATCTGCACGAAAGTCACCGGCGATATCTCCCCCTTCACCTCAACGACGGTTGCGTTCGTCCGCGAGGCCTATCGATGGCACTACGTCATGCCGTTCGACAGGATCGGCGTGGCGCCCGGCGGCGGCCCTGCGGAAAGTTCGCGGGAAGGCGCGTGGCAGGCGTTGGCGGGGGCCGAATCATGA
- a CDS encoding class I SAM-dependent methyltransferase: MKPKTAAPENPTEDFADLKRTVVSHYEAALQTHGPTAQGMDWKDEASQRLRFKLLCEICDLNGKSIHEVGAGAGHLCDFLCERGGTAEYSGSDLSAEMVNAARGRHPKIRFDRRDLLAEPNLPTYDVLVCSGLFHVRVNNSENEWGIFVRNMIRKMYDLCRVGIAFNLMTDQVDFKNDKLYYSNPGEMLEFCRRELSRYVTVRHDYRLYEYTTYVYRNPTG, encoded by the coding sequence ATGAAACCCAAAACCGCCGCGCCGGAGAATCCCACCGAAGATTTCGCGGACCTCAAGCGAACCGTCGTCAGCCACTACGAAGCCGCCCTGCAAACTCACGGGCCAACCGCCCAGGGAATGGACTGGAAGGATGAGGCGTCGCAACGGCTGCGTTTCAAGTTACTCTGCGAAATCTGCGACCTCAACGGCAAGTCCATCCATGAAGTTGGCGCGGGGGCCGGCCATTTATGCGACTTTCTCTGCGAACGCGGAGGAACCGCCGAGTACAGCGGAAGCGATCTTTCGGCCGAAATGGTGAACGCCGCGCGAGGGCGTCATCCCAAAATCCGGTTCGATCGCCGGGACCTCCTGGCGGAGCCCAATCTCCCGACCTACGACGTCCTGGTCTGCTCCGGTCTGTTTCATGTGCGGGTCAACAACAGCGAGAACGAGTGGGGAATCTTCGTCCGAAACATGATCCGCAAGATGTACGACCTTTGCCGCGTCGGTATCGCGTTCAATCTGATGACCGACCAGGTCGATTTCAAGAATGACAAGCTCTATTACTCGAATCCCGGAGAGATGCTGGAGTTCTGCCGCCGGGAACTGAGTCGCTACGTGACCGTTCGCCACGATTATCGGTTATATGAATACACGACCTACGTCTACCGAAACCCCACCGGCTGA
- a CDS encoding glycosyltransferase family 2 protein, translating into MNTRPTSTETPPADSSADPTARRQISLSVIMAGLNEEMNVERAVGRMVQSLERFTDEFEVIIINDGSTDRTPQIADEMAGKDARIRVVHNERNVNYGISLARGIQAARCEWILHDGMDLPLAPEDIDQFTPYFHESDVLVARRINRAAHSPWRKVTSWTNNMLLRILFAPKTADLNFVQFYRRSYAQSVQLVSTSPAFVTPELIIRAERSGRRVREVTIEFRRRTGGKAHFGKLHDIMWTLKDMLRFRLAAWRHGW; encoded by the coding sequence ATGAATACACGACCTACGTCTACCGAAACCCCACCGGCTGACTCCTCCGCCGACCCGACCGCCCGACGGCAGATCAGTCTGTCCGTCATCATGGCCGGCCTCAACGAGGAGATGAACGTCGAGCGCGCCGTCGGCCGGATGGTGCAGTCGCTGGAGCGCTTCACCGACGAATTCGAGGTCATCATCATCAACGACGGCAGCACGGACCGCACGCCCCAGATTGCGGACGAGATGGCCGGGAAGGACGCCCGAATTCGCGTCGTACACAACGAGCGAAACGTCAATTACGGCATCTCCCTGGCCCGGGGGATACAGGCGGCCCGATGCGAGTGGATCCTGCACGACGGAATGGACCTTCCGCTGGCTCCCGAGGACATTGATCAATTTACGCCATATTTTCACGAGTCGGATGTGCTCGTGGCGCGCCGGATCAACCGGGCGGCCCACTCGCCCTGGCGTAAAGTCACCTCCTGGACCAACAACATGCTCCTGCGGATTCTGTTCGCCCCGAAGACAGCGGACCTGAACTTCGTACAGTTCTACCGTCGCTCCTACGCGCAGTCCGTCCAGCTCGTTTCCACCAGTCCCGCCTTCGTGACGCCGGAACTCATCATCCGCGCGGAGCGCTCCGGACGACGCGTCCGGGAAGTAACGATTGAATTCCGCAGACGCACCGGCGGAAAGGCCCATTTTGGCAAGCTGCATGATATCATGTGGACCCTGAAGGATATGTTGCGCTTTCGCCTCGCCGCCTGGCGGCATGGATGGTGA
- a CDS encoding DegT/DnrJ/EryC1/StrS family aminotransferase: protein MEVTRRNIPVAKPSFDDAEERLVIESLRSGWVTQGPRVAEFERLVAEFVGAKEAVAVTSATTALFLALRVLDIGPGDEVIVPSLSFIATANSVVHAGATPVFVDVDPKTYNIDPDLIEPAITPRTRAIMPVDQLGMPADMDRINEIARRRKLRVIEDAACAIGSRYKGRPVGGDGDLVCFSFHPRKVIVTGEGGMITTNDKKLADHLRLLRHQGMSVSDLERHAADRVIIETYPEVGYNFRMCDIQASLGIAQMAKLNAFLEKRQAIARVYDRELSQFPQIEIPFVPKDATTTYQSYIVRLRGADARTRNAFLDELHHHCIATRRGLMAIHREPCHANGRISGSLQHTEAATDQTVVLPMYTDLSHEDQMFVIEQIGAALGRVMGGRSSAGRAAP from the coding sequence ATGGAAGTGACCCGACGAAACATCCCCGTGGCCAAACCGTCGTTTGACGACGCCGAAGAGCGCCTGGTGATCGAGTCCCTCCGCTCCGGCTGGGTCACGCAGGGCCCGCGCGTCGCCGAGTTCGAGCGCCTCGTCGCCGAATTCGTCGGCGCCAAGGAGGCCGTGGCCGTCACCTCCGCGACCACCGCCCTGTTCCTGGCCCTCCGCGTCCTGGACATCGGCCCCGGCGACGAGGTCATCGTCCCTTCGCTCTCCTTTATCGCCACGGCCAACAGCGTCGTCCATGCGGGCGCGACGCCCGTCTTCGTCGACGTCGATCCGAAGACCTATAACATCGACCCGGATCTTATCGAACCCGCGATCACCCCCCGCACCAGGGCAATCATGCCCGTCGATCAATTGGGCATGCCCGCCGACATGGATCGCATCAACGAGATCGCCCGCCGACGCAAGCTGCGCGTCATCGAAGACGCCGCCTGCGCGATCGGCTCGCGCTACAAAGGCCGGCCGGTCGGTGGCGACGGCGATCTGGTTTGTTTCAGCTTTCATCCGCGAAAAGTGATCGTCACCGGCGAAGGCGGGATGATCACGACGAATGACAAGAAACTCGCCGATCACCTGCGGCTCCTGCGGCATCAGGGCATGTCCGTTTCGGACCTGGAGCGCCACGCGGCCGACCGGGTCATCATCGAGACCTATCCGGAAGTCGGCTACAACTTCCGAATGTGCGACATCCAGGCCAGCCTGGGGATCGCGCAAATGGCCAAGCTCAACGCCTTTCTCGAAAAGCGGCAGGCGATTGCCCGCGTGTACGACCGCGAGCTAAGCCAGTTTCCGCAAATCGAGATTCCCTTCGTGCCGAAGGACGCCACGACGACGTATCAGTCATACATCGTGCGGCTGCGCGGGGCGGATGCCCGGACTCGAAATGCTTTTCTGGACGAGCTGCACCATCACTGCATCGCCACGCGGCGCGGTCTGATGGCCATCCATCGGGAGCCGTGTCACGCAAACGGCCGAATCAGCGGATCGCTCCAACACACGGAAGCGGCGACGGACCAGACGGTCGTCCTGCCGATGTACACCGACCTGTCGCATGAGGACCAGATGTTTGTCATCGAGCAGATTGGAGCGGCCCTGGGCCGCGTAATGGGCGGCCGGAGTTCGGCGGGGAGGGCGGCCCCGTGA
- a CDS encoding formyltransferase family protein translates to MKIILCGKNDSAVECLEFLVARGDEVWAIGTKGDDGKDGWQKSFKGAALRLKVPFEQPPKINDPSFIKRLTDYRAAVLVSIQYDQILKDPLFNAIGCPCINLHFALLPRNRGVAPIAWAVLNGDRETGATMHHMIEDIDAGDLIDQEAVPISMEDTARQVYDNVSAAAVVVFKRLYPFSQKQLSVRLPQDRAVASYHKNGEFDFSTRRVNWNRPAMELHRWIRSMIFPPFQYPLIEVNGGEIAITRMGGEIKPANQAEPGRVMALTTQSLDVAVGGGVIQLCGLLDSQSPSRTFSDLTTGIKVGDRLA, encoded by the coding sequence GTGAAGATCATCCTCTGCGGAAAGAACGATTCGGCTGTGGAATGTCTGGAGTTCCTGGTTGCTCGCGGCGACGAGGTTTGGGCCATCGGTACAAAAGGCGACGATGGCAAGGACGGCTGGCAGAAGTCGTTCAAAGGTGCGGCGCTGCGACTGAAAGTTCCCTTCGAGCAGCCGCCGAAGATCAACGACCCCTCCTTCATCAAGCGACTGACGGATTATCGTGCGGCGGTTCTGGTGTCGATCCAGTACGACCAGATCCTCAAAGATCCGCTCTTCAACGCGATCGGCTGTCCCTGCATCAACCTGCACTTCGCCCTCCTGCCCCGCAACCGCGGCGTGGCCCCCATTGCCTGGGCCGTCCTCAACGGCGACCGCGAGACCGGCGCGACCATGCACCACATGATCGAGGACATCGACGCCGGCGACTTGATCGACCAGGAAGCCGTGCCAATCTCCATGGAAGACACGGCCCGGCAGGTGTACGACAACGTCTCCGCCGCCGCCGTCGTCGTCTTCAAACGCCTGTATCCCTTTTCGCAAAAGCAGTTATCGGTGCGCCTGCCTCAGGATCGCGCCGTCGCCTCCTATCACAAGAATGGCGAGTTTGACTTTTCCACGCGGCGCGTGAATTGGAATCGCCCGGCGATGGAACTCCACCGCTGGATTCGCTCCATGATCTTCCCTCCATTTCAGTATCCGCTGATCGAAGTGAACGGAGGCGAGATCGCCATCACGCGCATGGGCGGCGAGATAAAGCCGGCGAATCAAGCCGAGCCCGGACGCGTTATGGCGCTGACGACTCAATCCCTTGACGTGGCCGTCGGCGGTGGCGTGATTCAACTGTGCGGCCTGCTCGATTCTCAATCGCCGTCCAGGACATTTTCAGATTTGACGACCGGCATCAAAGTTGGAGACCGCCTGGCGTAA
- a CDS encoding GDP-mannose 4,6-dehydratase, producing MKFSNQKIMITGAAGFIGSHLADLLAKDNDVLVVDDFSIGRMENLANVKDKPNVRIVKADITDRDRMFELARGIDVVYHLAISCLRTSINKPEMSHDINSGGTLNVCMAAHHHGVKRFIYCSSSEVYGTALTAPMSETHPCNPITVYGASKLAGELYALAYWRTYGMPAIIVRPFNSYGPREPYEGARAEVIPRFMLQLQAERQPVVYGDGSQTRDFTYVEETVLGLKLAGECDELVGDVINIAYGREVSILRIAEMLMELTGTKHVGIKHAEPRPGDVMRHFADTAKAKRLLGYSPAVDIRTGLQRFIDWFNADGIAAKTSVEAAALPNW from the coding sequence ATGAAGTTCAGCAATCAAAAGATCATGATCACCGGCGCGGCCGGTTTCATCGGCAGCCATCTGGCCGATCTGCTCGCAAAGGATAACGACGTCCTCGTCGTGGATGATTTCTCCATCGGGCGCATGGAAAATCTGGCCAACGTCAAGGACAAGCCGAATGTCCGCATCGTCAAGGCCGACATCACCGATCGCGACCGGATGTTTGAGCTGGCCAGGGGCATCGACGTGGTCTACCACCTCGCCATCTCCTGCCTGCGCACGTCGATCAACAAGCCGGAAATGAGCCACGACATCAACTCCGGCGGAACGCTCAATGTCTGTATGGCGGCGCATCATCATGGCGTGAAGCGTTTCATCTATTGTTCCTCGTCCGAGGTTTACGGCACCGCCCTGACCGCGCCGATGTCCGAGACGCATCCCTGCAATCCCATCACCGTCTATGGCGCAAGCAAGCTCGCCGGGGAGCTGTACGCCCTCGCGTACTGGCGGACCTACGGCATGCCCGCCATCATTGTGCGGCCCTTTAATTCCTACGGCCCACGCGAACCCTATGAGGGCGCCCGCGCGGAGGTCATTCCCCGCTTCATGCTTCAGCTTCAAGCCGAGCGGCAGCCGGTCGTCTACGGCGACGGCAGCCAGACGCGGGATTTCACCTATGTCGAAGAGACGGTGCTGGGGCTGAAACTTGCCGGGGAATGCGACGAACTCGTCGGCGACGTGATCAATATCGCCTACGGCCGCGAAGTTTCGATCCTCCGTATTGCGGAAATGTTGATGGAACTGACGGGCACTAAGCACGTCGGCATAAAGCACGCCGAGCCGCGACCCGGCGACGTCATGCGCCACTTCGCGGACACTGCCAAGGCCAAGCGTCTGTTGGGATATTCCCCGGCTGTGGATATCCGCACAGGGTTGCAACGCTTTATTGACTGGTTCAATGCGGATGGAATCGCCGCCAAGACCTCCGTCGAAGCGGCAGCGCTGCCCAACTGGTAG
- a CDS encoding PQQ-dependent sugar dehydrogenase, translating to MHRQRHSFSKPVVWGLATLFSFAFVGEPGIRADTPLTTERVTTGLVYPLFVTAPPGDSSRLFIVQQTGEVKIFKNGALLPQPFITINVQCCGDSGLLGFAFDPNYATNGYFYINAMRVINATLTSVLERYSVTGNPDVADPNSGLTLLTLAQPTPSHDNNMIAFGPDDGMLYTSFGDGGNQQDPFNRAQDGSLLFGKVLRLDVSNSSPGNLYDIPPDNPFVGDPMVLDEIWALGLRNPWRFSFDRLTSDMYLADVGQAAREEIDFEPGNSPGGLNYGWRCMEGSICSGLGGCTCFSPALTPPIYDYDHSDGSCSVTGGYVYRGCKIPDLRGTYFFADYCTNKIWSFRYVGGTVTEFQERTAELDPPNFIISSITSFGEDADGEIYIVTRGDGNPNGQVFRIVPAGIALGDMNGNGSFDGRDVSAFTLALVNPAAYAAQFPSVDPDAQGDFNCDGVLSLNDRTGFVNALLSD from the coding sequence ATGCATCGACAACGACACTCATTTTCAAAACCGGTGGTCTGGGGATTGGCGACACTCTTCAGTTTCGCGTTTGTGGGCGAACCCGGGATCCGGGCGGATACGCCGCTGACGACCGAACGCGTAACGACCGGACTGGTGTATCCGCTCTTTGTGACGGCCCCGCCCGGCGACAGCAGCCGCTTGTTTATCGTTCAGCAGACCGGCGAGGTGAAGATATTCAAGAACGGCGCCCTTTTGCCGCAACCGTTTATCACCATCAACGTCCAATGCTGCGGCGACTCGGGCCTGCTCGGTTTCGCCTTTGATCCGAACTACGCCACGAACGGATACTTTTATATCAACGCCATGAGAGTCATCAACGCGACGCTGACCTCGGTTTTGGAGCGTTACTCCGTAACCGGCAACCCCGATGTGGCCGATCCCAACTCAGGACTGACGCTTCTGACGCTGGCTCAGCCCACACCCAGCCACGACAACAACATGATCGCCTTCGGACCCGACGACGGAATGCTGTACACATCGTTCGGCGACGGGGGCAATCAACAGGATCCGTTCAACCGCGCTCAGGACGGCAGCCTGTTGTTCGGAAAAGTGCTGCGGCTCGACGTCAGCAATTCCAGCCCCGGCAACCTCTATGACATCCCGCCGGACAATCCGTTTGTCGGCGACCCCATGGTCCTCGACGAAATCTGGGCGCTCGGGCTTCGCAATCCCTGGCGATTCAGCTTCGATCGACTGACCTCGGACATGTACCTCGCCGACGTCGGACAAGCGGCGCGGGAAGAGATCGACTTCGAGCCGGGCAACAGCCCCGGCGGGCTCAACTATGGCTGGAGGTGCATGGAGGGCTCCATCTGCTCCGGTCTGGGGGGATGCACCTGCTTTTCGCCCGCGCTCACGCCGCCCATTTACGACTACGATCACAGCGACGGCAGTTGCTCCGTCACGGGCGGATATGTCTACCGAGGCTGCAAAATCCCCGACCTTCGCGGCACCTATTTCTTTGCTGATTATTGCACGAATAAGATCTGGTCGTTCCGTTATGTCGGCGGCACGGTCACGGAATTTCAGGAACGGACGGCGGAACTCGATCCGCCGAACTTTATCATCAGTTCGATCACCTCCTTCGGAGAAGACGCGGACGGCGAAATCTACATCGTCACGCGCGGCGACGGTAATCCCAACGGTCAGGTGTTCAGGATCGTCCCGGCGGGTATTGCCCTCGGTGACATGAACGGAAACGGGAGCTTCGACGGGCGCGATGTCAGCGCGTTTACGCTCGCCCTGGTGAACCCCGCGGCCTACGCGGCGCAATTTCCGTCGGTCGATCCGGACGCGCAGGGCGATTTCAACTGCGACGGCGTCCTGAGCCTCAACGACCGGACGGGTTTTGTGAATGCACTGCTCTCCGACTAG
- a CDS encoding glycosyltransferase family 39 protein — protein MWYAVLTALVLRLLVFFANRNQPIVTIEESYIASTATLVSGYGYQMRTTKALENKHGFPTMLTSIDYMRQREAEGGRVDREHPYPKSPIGWIPAVVHPAGYSWLLYPLYRLGNFSGMIASARLLQIVTDSLVCVLAFLFARNVFGASVGRLAAWLYAFCPAMIYLCQAILPDAYHGFFAGSILCLASFATPRRGAWLLAAGAAAGLACHFRSEYQLMPLVIFLIVLLNWRRFVPSVVWSAGMAAVMLIVLAPWALWTKKVSGHAQFGGVGAWSGMYVGIGEDPQNPWGIVMNEPWLTQDAINRGFESHISHEANQEYKKLCWQYVRQYPWRYARCILVHRLPLALATPHLTSNRTTSDEFSFTKYHVEEGLTRWGVIRKYPGKVVRYMGPQLAMSAVSALLTLALLATIVIFRRDWRRIAWLVIPWGYTVGTVVLIKSIEPRNIAPPLFVLTVALAIVICYLVHRRQGRPFVFPSSGIEEPMGARRG, from the coding sequence GTGTGGTACGCTGTACTGACTGCCCTGGTGCTGCGACTTCTCGTCTTCTTCGCCAATCGAAACCAGCCGATCGTCACGATCGAAGAAAGCTACATCGCCTCCACGGCCACGCTGGTCTCCGGCTACGGCTACCAGATGCGCACGACGAAGGCCCTGGAAAACAAGCACGGCTTTCCGACGATGCTCACGTCCATCGACTACATGCGGCAACGCGAGGCCGAGGGGGGCCGCGTGGACCGCGAACATCCGTATCCGAAGAGCCCGATCGGCTGGATTCCCGCCGTCGTCCACCCCGCCGGATACTCGTGGCTCCTGTACCCGCTCTATCGCCTCGGTAACTTCAGCGGCATGATCGCCTCAGCGCGGCTGCTGCAGATCGTCACGGATTCGCTGGTCTGCGTCCTGGCCTTTCTGTTCGCGCGCAACGTCTTTGGCGCGTCGGTCGGCCGACTGGCCGCATGGTTGTACGCCTTCTGTCCGGCGATGATTTACCTTTGCCAGGCGATTTTGCCGGACGCGTACCATGGGTTTTTCGCCGGCTCCATCTTGTGCCTGGCCAGCTTTGCCACGCCGCGGCGCGGCGCCTGGCTGCTCGCCGCCGGCGCCGCGGCGGGACTGGCTTGTCATTTCCGTTCGGAATATCAGTTGATGCCGCTGGTCATCTTCCTGATCGTCCTCTTGAATTGGCGGCGCTTCGTGCCGAGCGTGGTCTGGTCCGCGGGCATGGCCGCCGTCATGCTCATCGTGCTTGCGCCTTGGGCGCTCTGGACGAAGAAAGTGTCCGGCCACGCGCAATTCGGCGGCGTCGGCGCCTGGAGCGGGATGTACGTCGGGATCGGCGAGGATCCACAAAACCCGTGGGGGATCGTGATGAACGAACCCTGGCTCACACAGGACGCCATCAACCGCGGTTTCGAATCGCACATCTCCCATGAAGCCAACCAGGAATACAAAAAACTCTGCTGGCAATATGTCCGGCAGTATCCCTGGCGTTATGCGCGGTGCATCCTCGTTCACCGGCTGCCGCTGGCCTTGGCCACGCCGCACCTCACCTCTAACCGAACTACCAGCGACGAATTCTCCTTCACGAAGTACCATGTTGAAGAAGGCCTGACACGCTGGGGTGTCATCCGCAAGTATCCCGGGAAAGTGGTAAGATACATGGGTCCCCAGTTGGCCATGAGCGCCGTTTCCGCCCTGCTGACCCTCGCGCTCCTGGCGACGATCGTCATCTTCCGACGGGATTGGCGCCGGATCGCGTGGCTCGTGATACCCTGGGGCTATACGGTCGGAACGGTCGTCCTGATAAAGAGCATCGAGCCCCGGAATATCGCCCCGCCTCTGTTCGTACTGACCGTGGCCCTGGCGATCGTGATATGCTACCTCGTCCATCGCCGGCAGGGGCGGCCCTTCGTGTTTCCATCCAGCGGGATCGAAGAGCCGATGGGCGCCCGGAGGGGTTGA